In Streptomyces sp. NBC_01707, a genomic segment contains:
- the truA gene encoding tRNA pseudouridine(38-40) synthase TruA, which produces MSDEVEPGFVRVRLDLAYDGKDFSGWAKQTARRTVQGEIEDALRTVTRSSRTYDLTVAGRTDAGVHARGQVAHVDLPAEVWAEHGSLLLRRMAGRMAPDVRIWRVAEAPVGFNARFSALWRRYAYRISDRPGGADPLTRGHVLWHDRPLDVDAMNAASARMLGEHDFAAYCKKREGATTIRTLQKLSWVRDAESGVVTGTVQADAFCHNMVRALVGAMLFVGDGRRPDPWPAQVLAAGVRDPGVHVVRPHGLTLEEVAYPADELLAARNKEARNVRSLPGRGCC; this is translated from the coding sequence GTGAGTGACGAAGTAGAGCCCGGGTTCGTGCGGGTACGGCTGGACCTGGCGTACGACGGCAAGGATTTCTCCGGCTGGGCGAAGCAGACCGCCCGGCGCACGGTGCAGGGGGAGATCGAGGACGCACTGCGGACCGTGACGAGGTCGTCGCGGACGTACGACCTGACGGTCGCCGGGCGCACCGACGCCGGGGTGCACGCCCGTGGCCAGGTCGCGCACGTCGACCTGCCGGCCGAGGTGTGGGCCGAGCACGGCTCGCTGCTGCTGCGGCGGATGGCCGGGCGGATGGCACCCGACGTACGCATCTGGCGGGTGGCGGAGGCCCCGGTGGGGTTCAACGCGCGCTTCTCCGCGTTGTGGCGGCGCTACGCGTACCGGATCTCCGACCGGCCCGGTGGGGCCGACCCGTTGACGCGTGGTCATGTGCTCTGGCACGACCGGCCGTTGGATGTGGACGCGATGAATGCGGCGTCGGCCCGGATGCTCGGGGAGCACGACTTCGCCGCGTACTGCAAGAAGCGCGAGGGCGCGACGACCATCCGTACGCTGCAGAAGCTGAGTTGGGTACGGGACGCGGAGTCGGGAGTCGTCACGGGGACCGTGCAGGCCGATGCCTTCTGCCACAACATGGTGCGTGCACTGGTAGGGGCGATGCTGTTCGTGGGCGACGGCCGCCGCCCCGACCCGTGGCCCGCCCAGGTGCTGGCTGCCGGGGTGCGGGATCCAGGGGTGCATGTGGTGCGGCCGCACGGCCTGACGCTCGAGGAAGTCGCCTACCCGGCCGATGAGTTGCTCGCCGCGCGCAACAAGGAGGCGCGCAATGTGCGGTCGCTGCCGGGGCGCGGATGCTGCTGA
- the rplQ gene encoding 50S ribosomal protein L17, which translates to MPRPAKGARLGGSAAHEKLLLNNLAKSLFEHGRITTTEAKARRLRPVAERFITKAKKGDIHNRRLVLQSITDKGIVHTLFTEIAPRYENRPGGYTRITKIGNRRGDNAPMAVIELVEALTVAQQATGEAEAATKRAVKEDSLKKDAAPAESTEDAAPAEESKDA; encoded by the coding sequence ATGCCGCGTCCCGCAAAGGGTGCCCGTCTGGGCGGCAGCGCCGCGCACGAGAAGCTTCTTCTCAACAACCTCGCGAAGTCGCTGTTCGAGCACGGCCGCATCACGACGACCGAGGCCAAGGCCCGCCGCCTGCGTCCGGTCGCCGAGCGTTTCATCACCAAGGCGAAGAAGGGCGACATCCACAACCGTCGCCTCGTTCTGCAGTCGATCACGGACAAGGGCATCGTGCACACGCTCTTCACCGAGATCGCCCCGCGCTACGAGAACCGCCCCGGTGGTTACACGCGTATCACCAAGATCGGCAACCGTCGTGGCGACAACGCCCCGATGGCCGTCATCGAGCTGGTCGAGGCGCTGACCGTGGCGCAGCAGGCCACCGGTGAGGCCGAGGCCGCGACGAAGCGTGCGGTCAAGGAAGACTCCCTCAAGAAGGACGCGGCCCCGGCCGAGTCCACCGAGGACGCCGCTCCGGCGGAGGAGTCCAAGGACGCCTGA
- a CDS encoding DNA-directed RNA polymerase subunit alpha, which translates to MLIAQRPSLTEEVVDEFRSRFVIEPLEPGFGYTLGNSLRRTLLSSIPGAAVTSIRIDGVLHEFTTVPGVKEDVTDLILNIKQLVVSSEHDEPVVMYLRKQGPGLVTAADIAPPAGVEVHNPDLVLATLNSKGKLEMELTVERGRGYVSAVQNKQAGQEIGRIPVDSIYSPVLKVTYKVEATRVEQRTDFDKLIVDVETKQAMRPRDAMASAGKTLVELFGLARELNIDAEGIDMGPSPTDAALAADLALPIEELELTVRSYNCLKREGIHSVGELVARSEADLLDIRNFGAKSIDEVKAKLAGMGLALKDSPPGFDPTAAADAFGADDDADAGFVETEQY; encoded by the coding sequence ATGCTTATCGCTCAGCGTCCCTCGCTGACCGAAGAGGTCGTTGACGAGTTCCGCTCCCGGTTCGTGATCGAGCCGCTGGAGCCGGGCTTCGGCTACACCCTCGGTAACTCTCTCCGCCGTACGCTCCTCTCCTCGATCCCCGGCGCCGCTGTCACCAGCATCCGGATCGACGGTGTCCTGCACGAGTTCACCACCGTGCCGGGCGTCAAGGAGGACGTCACCGACCTCATCCTCAACATCAAGCAGCTGGTCGTCTCCTCGGAGCACGACGAGCCGGTCGTGATGTACCTGCGCAAGCAGGGTCCCGGCCTGGTCACGGCTGCTGACATCGCCCCGCCGGCCGGTGTCGAGGTCCACAACCCGGACCTGGTCCTGGCCACGCTGAACAGCAAGGGCAAGCTGGAGATGGAGCTGACCGTCGAGCGCGGTCGCGGCTATGTCTCCGCCGTCCAGAACAAGCAGGCGGGCCAGGAGATCGGCCGTATCCCGGTCGACTCCATCTACTCGCCGGTGCTCAAGGTCACGTACAAGGTCGAGGCGACCCGTGTCGAGCAGCGCACCGACTTCGACAAGCTGATCGTCGACGTCGAGACCAAGCAGGCCATGCGTCCCCGTGACGCCATGGCGTCGGCCGGTAAGACCCTGGTCGAGCTGTTCGGTCTGGCGCGCGAGCTCAACATCGATGCCGAGGGCATCGACATGGGCCCGTCCCCGACGGACGCTGCACTCGCCGCCGATCTGGCGCTGCCGATCGAGGAGCTCGAGCTCACGGTCCGTTCGTACAACTGCCTCAAGCGTGAGGGCATCCACTCCGTGGGTGAGCTCGTCGCTCGTTCCGAGGCCGACCTGCTCGACATCCGCAACTTCGGTGCGAAGTCGATCGACGAGGTCAAGGCGAAGCTGGCCGGCATGGGCCTGGCGCTCAAGGACAGCCCGCCCGGATTCGACCCGACCGCCGCTGCCGACGCCTTCGGCGCCGACGACGACGCGGACGCGGGCTTCGTCGAGACCGAGCAGTACTAG
- the rpsD gene encoding 30S ribosomal protein S4 codes for MARYTGADCKRCRREKQKLFLKGSKCESAKCPIEIRPYPPGEHGRGRTKDSEYLLQLREKQKCSRIYGVLEKQFVNYYKEANQKSGKTGENLLRILETRLDNVVYRAGFAKSRDHARQLVRHGHIAVNGTKTDIPSARVAANDVIEVRQKSKALTPFQVAQAEAGERTVPAWLEAVPSTMRILVHSLPERQVIDTQVQEQLIVELYSK; via the coding sequence ATGGCGCGATACACCGGGGCCGACTGCAAGCGTTGCCGTCGGGAGAAGCAGAAGCTGTTCCTTAAGGGCAGCAAGTGCGAGAGCGCGAAGTGCCCGATCGAGATCCGTCCTTACCCCCCGGGTGAGCACGGACGCGGGCGCACCAAGGACAGCGAGTACCTTCTTCAGCTTCGTGAGAAGCAGAAGTGCTCGCGGATCTACGGTGTCCTTGAAAAGCAGTTCGTGAACTACTACAAGGAAGCGAACCAGAAGTCCGGCAAGACCGGTGAGAACCTTCTGCGCATCCTTGAGACCCGCCTCGACAACGTGGTCTACCGGGCCGGCTTCGCCAAGTCCCGCGACCACGCCCGTCAGCTGGTGCGTCACGGACACATCGCCGTGAACGGCACGAAGACCGACATTCCGTCGGCCCGCGTCGCCGCGAACGACGTCATCGAGGTCCGCCAGAAGTCCAAGGCCCTGACCCCCTTCCAGGTGGCCCAGGCCGAGGCCGGCGAGCGCACCGTTCCGGCATGGCTCGAAGCCGTGCCGTCGACGATGCGGATCCTCGTGCACTCCCTGCCCGAGCGCCAGGTGATCGACACCCAGGTGCAGGAGCAGCTGATCGTCGAGCTCTACTCCAAGTAG
- the rpsK gene encoding 30S ribosomal protein S11, whose translation MPPKGRQGAAKKVRRKEKKNVAHGHAHIKSTFNNTIVSITDPAGNVISWASAGHVGFKGSRKSTPFAAQMAAESAARRAQEHGMRKVDVFVKGPGSGRETAIRSLQATGLEVGSIQDVTPTPHNGCRPPKRRRV comes from the coding sequence ATGCCCCCCAAGGGTCGTCAGGGCGCAGCCAAGAAGGTGCGTCGCAAGGAAAAGAAGAACGTCGCTCACGGCCACGCGCACATCAAGAGCACGTTCAACAACACGATCGTCTCGATCACGGACCCCGCGGGCAACGTGATCTCCTGGGCCTCCGCCGGTCACGTCGGCTTCAAGGGCTCGCGCAAGTCCACCCCCTTCGCCGCGCAGATGGCCGCCGAGTCGGCCGCCCGTCGCGCGCAGGAGCACGGCATGCGCAAGGTGGACGTCTTCGTGAAGGGTCCGGGCTCCGGCCGCGAGACCGCGATCCGCTCCCTCCAGGCCACGGGCCTCGAGGTCGGTTCGATCCAGGACGTCACCCCCACTCCGCACAACGGATGCCGGCCGCCCAAGCGCCGTCGCGTCTGA
- the rpsM gene encoding 30S ribosomal protein S13 — MARVSGVDIPREKRVEVALTYVFGIGRTRSKEILATTGVNPNTRVRDLAEEDLVKIREYVDANLRTEGDLRREIQGDIRRKIEIGCYQGIRHRRGLPVHGQRTSTNARTRKGPRRAIAGKKKPGKK, encoded by the coding sequence ATGGCACGCGTTTCAGGTGTTGACATCCCGCGCGAAAAGCGCGTGGAGGTCGCCCTCACCTACGTCTTCGGTATCGGGCGCACCCGGTCCAAGGAGATCCTTGCCACCACGGGTGTGAACCCGAACACCCGCGTTCGTGACCTGGCCGAAGAGGACCTGGTCAAGATCCGCGAGTACGTGGACGCCAACCTCCGCACCGAGGGTGACCTTCGCCGCGAGATCCAGGGCGACATCCGCCGCAAGATCGAGATCGGCTGCTACCAGGGCATCCGCCACCGTCGTGGTCTGCCGGTCCACGGCCAGCGCACCAGCACGAACGCTCGTACCCGCAAGGGCCCGCGTCGCGCGATCGCCGGTAAGAAGAAGCCGGGCAAGAAGTAG
- the rpmJ gene encoding 50S ribosomal protein L36 yields the protein MKVKPSVKKICDKCKVIRRHGRVMVICDNLRHKQRQG from the coding sequence ATGAAGGTCAAGCCGAGCGTCAAGAAGATCTGCGACAAGTGCAAGGTGATCCGCCGTCACGGTCGGGTCATGGTCATCTGCGACAACCTGCGCCACAAGCAGCGCCAGGGCTGA
- the infA gene encoding translation initiation factor IF-1 — protein sequence MAKKQGAIEIEGTVIESLPNAMFKVELQNGHKVLAHISGKMRMHYIRILPDDRVVVELSPYDLTRGRIVYRYK from the coding sequence GTGGCCAAGAAGCAAGGTGCCATCGAAATTGAGGGCACCGTGATCGAGTCCCTCCCGAACGCCATGTTCAAGGTGGAACTCCAGAACGGTCACAAGGTCCTCGCGCACATCTCCGGCAAGATGCGGATGCACTACATCCGTATCCTCCCGGACGACCGGGTCGTGGTGGAGCTCTCTCCGTACGACCTGACGCGTGGCCGGATCGTCTACCGATACAAGTAG
- the map gene encoding type I methionyl aminopeptidase: MVQIKTPEQIAKMREAGLVVAAIHAATREAAVPGATTQDLDQVARKVIADHGAKSNFLGYGGFPATICTSVNEVVVHGIPDDKTVLKDGDIISIDAGAIVDGWHGDAAYTAFVGTGHAPELIELSRVTEESMWAGIAAMKVNNRLVDISKAIESYIRRQPRPATGKYGIIEDYGGHGIGTEMHMDPHLLNYVARKRGKGIKLVPGVCLAIEPMVSLGTAQTEVLQDDWTVITTDGTWSSHWEHSIALTEQGPLVLTAPDCGRAKLAQYGIEAAPDPLG; the protein is encoded by the coding sequence ATGGTGCAGATCAAGACCCCCGAGCAGATCGCGAAGATGCGTGAGGCGGGGCTGGTGGTCGCTGCCATTCACGCGGCCACGCGGGAAGCGGCGGTGCCCGGCGCCACGACCCAGGACCTGGACCAGGTCGCGCGCAAGGTGATCGCCGACCACGGTGCGAAGTCGAACTTCCTCGGGTACGGCGGGTTCCCCGCGACCATCTGCACCTCGGTCAACGAGGTCGTCGTCCACGGCATCCCGGACGACAAGACCGTCCTCAAGGACGGCGACATCATCTCCATCGACGCCGGCGCCATCGTCGACGGCTGGCACGGCGACGCCGCGTACACCGCGTTCGTCGGTACCGGTCACGCTCCGGAGCTCATCGAGCTGTCCCGGGTGACCGAGGAGTCCATGTGGGCCGGGATCGCCGCGATGAAGGTGAACAACCGCCTCGTCGACATCTCGAAGGCGATCGAGTCCTACATCCGCCGCCAGCCCCGCCCGGCCACCGGCAAGTACGGGATCATCGAGGACTACGGCGGCCACGGCATCGGCACCGAGATGCACATGGACCCGCACCTGCTGAACTATGTCGCGCGCAAGCGCGGCAAGGGCATCAAGCTCGTGCCCGGAGTCTGCCTGGCGATCGAGCCGATGGTCTCGCTCGGTACGGCGCAGACCGAGGTGCTGCAGGACGACTGGACGGTCATCACGACGGACGGCACCTGGTCCTCCCACTGGGAGCACTCGATCGCCCTCACTGAGCAGGGTCCCCTGGTCCTGACTGCCCCCGACTGCGGCCGCGCGAAGCTTGCGCAGTACGGCATCGAGGCGGCACCGGACCCGCTGGGCTGA
- a CDS encoding adenylate kinase has protein sequence MRIVLVGPPGAGKGTQAAYLAKNLSIPQISTGDLFRANISQGTDLGKQARAYMDAGQLVPDEVTIGMAKDRMAQPDAANGFLLDGFPRNVGQAEALDAMLKDEGAKLDAVLDLEVPEDEVVKRIAGRRICRNDGSHVFHVTYNQPKTEGVCDVCGGELYQRDDDTEDTVRTRLEVYHTQTEPIIDYYRSQGLVVTISALGKVTDVTERAMEALKKSGED, from the coding sequence ATGCGAATCGTCCTCGTCGGGCCGCCCGGTGCCGGCAAGGGAACGCAGGCTGCGTACCTTGCCAAGAACCTGTCGATTCCGCAGATCTCCACGGGCGACCTCTTCCGCGCCAACATCAGCCAGGGCACTGACCTTGGCAAGCAGGCCCGCGCCTACATGGACGCAGGCCAACTGGTGCCGGACGAGGTCACCATCGGGATGGCCAAGGACCGCATGGCCCAGCCGGACGCCGCGAACGGTTTCCTGCTCGACGGCTTCCCCCGCAACGTGGGACAGGCCGAAGCCCTTGACGCGATGCTCAAGGACGAGGGCGCCAAGCTGGACGCGGTCCTGGACCTGGAGGTCCCCGAGGACGAGGTGGTCAAGCGTATTGCCGGCCGCCGCATCTGCCGGAACGACGGCTCGCACGTCTTCCACGTCACGTACAACCAGCCGAAGACCGAGGGCGTCTGCGACGTCTGCGGCGGCGAGCTGTACCAGCGTGACGACGACACCGAGGACACGGTCCGTACCCGGCTCGAGGTCTACCACACGCAGACCGAGCCGATCATCGACTACTACCGGTCCCAGGGCCTGGTGGTCACGATCTCCGCGCTCGGCAAGGTCACGGACGTGACCGAGCGGGCGATGGAAGCCCTCAAGAAGTCCGGCGAGGACTGA
- the secY gene encoding preprotein translocase subunit SecY: MLTAFARAFKTPDLRKKLLFTLGIIVLYRLGAHIPVPGVSYENVQTCVDQASKGNNSLFGLVNMFSGGALLQITIFALGIMPYITASIILQLLTVVIPRLEALKKEGQSGQAKITQYTRYLTVALAILQGTGLVATATSGALFSGCPVADQIVPNHSIFTTIVMVVTMTAGTAAVMWLGELITDRGIGNGMSILMFISIAASFPGALWAIKQSGKLADGWIEFGTVILVGFVMVALVVFVEQAQRRIPVQYAKRMIGRRSYGGTSTYIPLKVNQAGVIPVIFASSLLYIPALIVQFSNSTAGWATWIKDHFVKGDHPYYITAYFLLIVFFAFFYVAISFNPEEVADNMKKYGGFIPGIRAGRPTAEYLSYVLNRITWPGSLYLGLIALVPTMALAGFGGANQNFPFGGTSILIIVGVGLETVKQIESQLQQRNYEGFLR; the protein is encoded by the coding sequence GTGCTCACCGCGTTCGCCCGGGCGTTCAAGACGCCCGACCTGCGCAAGAAGCTGCTCTTCACGCTCGGCATCATCGTGCTCTACCGGCTCGGGGCACACATCCCGGTACCGGGAGTGAGCTACGAGAACGTCCAGACCTGTGTTGACCAGGCAAGTAAGGGCAACAACAGCCTCTTCGGCCTGGTGAACATGTTCAGCGGTGGTGCACTGCTGCAGATCACGATCTTCGCGCTCGGCATCATGCCGTACATCACGGCCAGCATCATTCTTCAGCTGCTGACCGTGGTCATTCCCCGACTCGAGGCGCTCAAGAAGGAGGGGCAGTCCGGCCAGGCCAAGATCACGCAGTACACGCGTTATCTGACCGTCGCGCTCGCCATCCTCCAGGGCACCGGCCTGGTGGCCACCGCCACCAGCGGCGCGCTGTTCAGCGGCTGCCCGGTCGCCGACCAGATCGTCCCGAACCACTCGATCTTCACGACCATCGTCATGGTGGTCACGATGACCGCGGGCACCGCCGCCGTCATGTGGCTCGGTGAGCTCATCACCGACCGCGGCATCGGCAACGGCATGTCGATCCTGATGTTCATCTCGATCGCCGCCAGCTTCCCCGGCGCCCTGTGGGCCATCAAGCAGAGCGGCAAGCTGGCCGACGGCTGGATCGAGTTCGGCACCGTCATCCTGGTCGGCTTCGTGATGGTGGCCCTCGTGGTCTTCGTCGAGCAGGCCCAGCGCCGGATTCCGGTCCAGTACGCGAAGCGCATGATCGGCCGCAGGTCCTACGGGGGTACGTCCACGTACATCCCGCTGAAGGTGAATCAGGCGGGTGTGATTCCCGTCATCTTCGCTTCTTCGCTGCTCTACATCCCGGCCCTGATCGTCCAGTTCTCCAACTCCACGGCGGGCTGGGCCACATGGATCAAGGACCACTTCGTCAAGGGCGACCACCCGTACTACATCACGGCGTACTTCCTGTTGATCGTCTTCTTCGCCTTCTTCTATGTGGCGATTTCGTTCAACCCCGAGGAAGTCGCCGACAACATGAAGAAGTATGGTGGCTTCATCCCGGGTATCCGGGCTGGTCGACCTACTGCCGAGTACCTGAGCTACGTGCTCAACAGGATCACTTGGCCGGGCTCGCTGTACCTGGGTCTGATCGCTCTGGTGCCGACGATGGCGTTGGCAGGCTTCGGTGGCGCTAACCAGAACTTCCCGTTCGGCGGGACGAGCATCCTCATCATCGTGGGTGTGGGTCTGGAGACCGTGAAGCAGATTGAGAGTCAGCTCCAGCAGCGCAATTACGAAGGGTTCCTCCGCTGA
- the rplO gene encoding 50S ribosomal protein L15, with amino-acid sequence MAENKPLKAHDLRPAPGAKTAKTRVGRGEASKGKTAGRGTKGTKARYQVPERFEGGQMPLHMRLPKLKGFKNPFRTEYQVVNLDKLATLYPEGGEVTVADLVAKGAVRNNHLVKVLGQGEISVALQVSVDAVSGSAKEKIAAAGGTVTELV; translated from the coding sequence ATGGCGGAGAACAAGCCGCTGAAGGCTCACGACCTCCGGCCTGCCCCGGGCGCCAAGACCGCCAAGACCCGTGTGGGTCGTGGTGAGGCGTCCAAGGGTAAGACCGCTGGTCGTGGTACCAAGGGCACGAAGGCCCGCTACCAGGTTCCGGAGCGCTTCGAGGGTGGCCAGATGCCCCTCCACATGCGTCTCCCGAAGCTCAAGGGCTTCAAGAACCCGTTCCGCACCGAGTACCAGGTCGTGAACCTGGACAAGCTCGCGACGCTCTACCCCGAGGGTGGAGAGGTCACCGTGGCCGACCTGGTCGCCAAGGGTGCGGTGCGCAACAACCACCTCGTCAAGGTCCTCGGACAGGGCGAGATCTCCGTGGCGCTGCAGGTTTCGGTTGACGCCGTCTCCGGCTCCGCCAAGGAGAAGATTGCCGCCGCCGGCGGCACCGTCACTGAGCTCGTCTGA
- the rpmD gene encoding 50S ribosomal protein L30, with the protein MARLKITQTKSYIGSKQNHRDTLRSLGLKRLNDVVVKEDRPEFRGMAHTVRHLVTVEEVD; encoded by the coding sequence ATGGCTCGCCTCAAGATCACGCAGACGAAGTCGTACATCGGCAGCAAGCAGAACCACCGCGACACCCTTCGTTCGCTCGGGCTCAAGCGCCTGAACGACGTGGTTGTCAAGGAGGACCGTCCCGAGTTCCGCGGCATGGCTCACACCGTCCGCCACCTCGTGACGGTTGAGGAGGTCGACTGA
- the rpsE gene encoding 30S ribosomal protein S5, whose translation MAGPQRRGSGAGGGERRDRKGRDGGAAAAEKTAYVERVVAINRVAKVVKGGRRFSFTALVVVGDGDGTVGVGYGKAKEVPAAIAKGVEEAKKNFFKVPRIQGTIPHPIQGEKAAGVVLLKPASPGTGVIAGGPVRAVLECAGVHDILSKSLGSDNAINIVHATVAALKGLQRPEEIAARRGLPLEDVAPAALLRARAGAGA comes from the coding sequence ATGGCTGGACCCCAGCGCCGCGGAAGCGGTGCCGGTGGCGGCGAGCGGCGGGACCGGAAGGGCCGTGACGGCGGCGCAGCTGCCGCCGAGAAGACCGCGTACGTTGAGCGCGTTGTCGCGATCAACCGCGTCGCCAAGGTTGTGAAGGGTGGTCGTCGCTTCAGCTTCACCGCGCTGGTCGTGGTGGGCGATGGTGACGGCACCGTCGGTGTCGGTTACGGCAAGGCCAAGGAAGTTCCCGCGGCCATTGCCAAGGGCGTGGAAGAAGCCAAGAAGAACTTCTTCAAGGTTCCGCGTATCCAGGGCACCATTCCTCACCCGATCCAGGGCGAGAAGGCTGCGGGCGTCGTCCTGCTGAAGCCTGCTTCCCCCGGTACCGGTGTTATCGCCGGTGGCCCGGTGCGCGCCGTTCTGGAGTGCGCCGGCGTTCACGACATCCTGTCGAAGTCGCTCGGCTCCGACAACGCGATCAACATCGTGCACGCGACCGTGGCGGCCCTCAAGGGCCTGCAGCGTCCCGAGGAGATCGCGGCTCGCCGTGGTCTGCCCCTCGAGGACGTCGCCCCCGCGGCTCTGCTTCGTGCACGTGCGGGAGCGGGTGCGTAA
- the rplR gene encoding 50S ribosomal protein L18 — MAYGVKIAKGDAYKRAALKRRHIRVRKHISGSPERPRLVVTRSNRHMVAQVIDDIAGHTLASASTLDVSIRGGEGDKSAQAKQVGALVAERAKAAGVEAVVFDRGGNQYAGRIAALADAAREAGLKF, encoded by the coding sequence ATGGCATACGGCGTAAAGATCGCCAAGGGCGACGCGTACAAGCGCGCTGCCCTCAAGCGTCGCCACATTCGCGTCCGCAAGCACATCTCCGGTTCGCCGGAGCGTCCCCGCTTGGTCGTGACGCGTTCCAACCGCCACATGGTCGCTCAGGTGATCGACGACATCGCGGGCCACACGCTCGCGTCGGCGTCGACCCTGGACGTGTCCATCCGTGGTGGCGAGGGTGACAAGAGCGCCCAGGCCAAGCAGGTCGGCGCCCTGGTCGCCGAGCGTGCCAAGGCTGCAGGCGTCGAGGCCGTCGTGTTTGACCGCGGTGGCAACCAGTACGCCGGGCGGATTGCCGCTCTGGCTGACGCCGCCCGTGAAGCCGGGCTGAAGTTCTAA
- the rplF gene encoding 50S ribosomal protein L6 gives MSRIGKLPIQVPAGVDVTIDGRTVAVKGPKGTLSHTVASPIEVTKGEDGVLNVVRPNDERQNKALHGLSRTLVANMITGVTQGYTKALEISGVGYRVQAKGSNLEFALGYSHPILIEAPEGITFKVESPTKFSVEGIDKQKVGETAAKIRKLRKPDPYKAKGVKYAGEVIRRKVGKAGK, from the coding sequence ATGTCGCGAATCGGCAAGCTCCCCATCCAGGTTCCCGCCGGTGTGGACGTCACCATCGATGGCCGTACGGTCGCGGTGAAGGGCCCCAAGGGCACCCTCTCGCACACCGTTGCGTCGCCGATCGAGGTCACCAAGGGTGAGGACGGCGTTCTGAACGTCGTCCGCCCGAACGACGAGCGTCAGAACAAGGCCCTTCACGGCCTGTCCCGCACGCTGGTGGCGAACATGATCACCGGTGTGACCCAGGGATACACCAAGGCGCTCGAGATCAGTGGTGTCGGTTACCGAGTCCAGGCGAAGGGCTCCAACCTGGAGTTCGCCCTGGGCTACAGCCACCCGATCCTGATCGAGGCCCCGGAGGGCATCACCTTCAAGGTGGAGTCCCCCACGAAGTTCTCCGTCGAGGGCATCGACAAGCAGAAGGTCGGCGAGACCGCGGCCAAGATCCGCAAGCTGCGGAAGCCTGACCCGTACAAGGCCAAGGGCGTCAAGTACGCCGGCGAGGTCATCCGCCGCAAGGTCGGAAAGGCTGGTAAGTAG
- the rpsH gene encoding 30S ribosomal protein S8, whose protein sequence is MTMTDPIADMLTRLRNANSAYHDSVVMPHSKIKSHIAEILQQEGFITGWKVEDAEVGKNLVLELKFGPNRERSIAGIKRISKPGLRVYAKSTNLPKVLGGLGVAIISTSHGLLTGQQAQKKGVGGEVLAYVW, encoded by the coding sequence ATGACCATGACTGATCCCATCGCAGACATGCTCACGCGTCTGCGTAACGCGAACTCGGCGTACCACGACTCCGTCGTGATGCCGCACAGCAAGATCAAGTCGCACATCGCGGAGATCCTCCAGCAGGAGGGCTTCATCACCGGCTGGAAGGTCGAGGACGCCGAGGTCGGCAAGAACCTCGTCCTCGAGCTGAAGTTCGGCCCGAACCGCGAGCGCTCGATCGCCGGCATCAAGCGAATCTCGAAGCCGGGTCTGCGTGTATACGCAAAGTCCACCAACCTGCCGAAGGTCCTCGGCGGCCTGGGCGTGGCGATCATCTCCACGTCCCACGGTCTCCTGACCGGCCAGCAGGCTCAGAAGAAGGGCGTAGGTGGGGAAGTCCTCGCCTACGTCTGGTAG
- a CDS encoding type Z 30S ribosomal protein S14, producing the protein MAKKALIAKAARKPKFGVRGYTRCQRCGRPHSVYRKFGLCRVCLREMAHRGELPGVTKSSW; encoded by the coding sequence GTGGCGAAGAAGGCTCTGATCGCTAAGGCCGCCCGTAAGCCGAAGTTCGGCGTTCGCGGGTACACCCGCTGCCAGCGCTGCGGCCGGCCCCACTCCGTCTACCGCAAGTTCGGCCTGTGCCGCGTGTGCCTTCGTGAGATGGCTCACCGTGGCGAGCTGCCGGGCGTGACCAAGAGTTCCTGGTAA